TAAATCTGCCCCGAGGCACAAAATCCACACACTCTAATGTAGACTGAACACTCAGCTGCTTGCATTCATGTCACCTCTCAGATGTGGAGACAGTATGGACACGAGGGCTGTGAGGACAgaaatgaagctttttttttttttttttttacacactcCACTGGCTAAAGAGATTATGCTGAGTGATGCCCCAGTAAATTACATAGAGCACCATCAAGACCTCAAAAAATATACATGTGCCAACTGTTATGCCATATGGACTAACTCCACAGGCCATCTCCCCCCAGCCCAGCCGGAGGCGAGGGATGCCACCACCTAAGTCCGGAGTAAGCAGATTTCCACTTGCATTCGTTTTCAGAGGGATGTTTTTGCACTCGTTCAACCTCAGGGGAGAACTTAATTTAGGATTTTGTTAGAGATTAAAGAGACCCTTCCCAGATTAATGGCTATAATCTGCTGCTAAAACAATGGATATGTGCATAGAATAAAGACAGATAACAAAGGGATAAACTGATAGTGAGAGTGCAGTCCCCTCACAAACACGtcatatttgtatttgaaaGCTGACAAAGATGTATTGCCATAATTCCACAGGCTGTGTGCAGTATTGAAaagcttcatttatttctaCCCAGCCGCAGATAAGTGATACCCTCAGAATGTAATTAAACTGCAATCATCCATCATTAGTCATGCCATGATGGCCTGCTTCTGTCCAAATAACCCTCTCAGCTCCAGAGGTGGGAATAGCCAGTTTGTTAGGGCAGGGCTGGCTGTGTGCTGAGAACAGAATTTGGCCCCATTTACATCAACTATTTGTGATGTGCTAAAAATGACAATACCTCTTACATGTCAATGATACCAAAGAGTATTTTAACATCACTACAACCCACCCTCTGATCAGACACCACCAGGCTGGAGTGGATGCCTGGCCAGTCAATAGCAGCCTGGAGCAGGGATTTATTTCTCCCTCTTGCTCCTTTGGTGCAGATGCAGGATGGTACCAGAACAACATGCACTGAACAGAAGTTTAAGCATCATATTTGCATTTCTTCATACAAATCTATGTGCACCAAATTATGGACAAATTTCACAAGAAGCCTAATTCTGACTTGATGTTAATGGAAATAACATGAGCAGCttatacattttctttgtgtgcattGATGAGAATTTCATGACAACATTTGAAATTACTTAATTTATCTTATCGTTTATTTTTGCAGGGAAAGCACATAATTAAAAGTACTCACAGAGTACTTTTAATTATGTGCAACACACTTCTTCATTGACCAGAGTTAGCGAGCAGCATTTACATAATGTTGTCCCAGGGCAGGGagacaacaacaaccacagaaCTGCACATACATATAAAACAGCACATTAGGCCTACATGAAAGTCCATCAGTGgcagataataaataaaatcagtatGATAAATAGAAGGCAATCATTGGAGGTGACACAGCATGGAGCCGCTTTTAAACTCCGCAAAGGTCCCAGAGAGAAAGCAGACTGACCAAAGGCTGTCTTTCTGAGTTGCAGTACCCAGTCACCCCTAGATGCTTTAGTCCTACTGGCACTGGCACTGGATAGGCCGGCATCCTCtaagaggggagggaggaagattATAAATAATTTTAAACATCAGACATTCATCAGTGAACAATAAGAGGATAGCATAAATAAggaaataatattttttcagGATATTATGGTGCCGATGATCCAATCGGGTCTACACAAACATCAGTgtacatctgcaaaaatcacatATTTGTAAAGAAAATTACAAACTAACAATTGTTCTACCACTCAAGCAACGAAGGCATTAGTCAGGTAGAAAAAGTGCTCATTTATTGCTTCAACAGCAAAACCCTGCAGAGTTTTCATGCCTTAGCACAGCAGCAATGAGACACACGCGCTCTCTTTGGTCTGTAGCACCACACCCCAAAACTGGCTACTctgccacctagtggtgagTGTGGTACATGAAGCTTAATtgttaaacagaaataaacacaatattGAAGCAATAGACTCCGGCATAGCAAAAAAATAATATCCTTATAGGTgccacacagacagctgctcagATCCGCTGCTTGTGCCTCACTGGTCGGCTCAGACTGAGGGCTTCAGTTCATGCCTTCAAATATCCCAGGAGATGTGACTGGAAAATCACTTTGGAAAACCCATTTGTACCATGTGGCTCTTAACTAATCTTTTCTCATGTGTTGTTGGCACCATGTGCAAATTGTTCTAAGATGTCAAATAATATtgtttgtaatattttttaAGATGCTATCTCCGCTTCTTTCCTCTAAGATAATCACAAATATctcacatgttttatttcctgcCCTGAAGTCATGATTAATCAAGTTTGTATTACTTTAGTAATGAAAGGTGCTTTTCGTCAAACAGAGGAGCAGGACAGGATTGTTATTGTCATTAACATTACGGCATTCCAAACAGGCAAAGCAGACCCATGGGGGCTCCAAAAGTCCCAGATCATAGCGTGCCAACTGCATTTTGGTAATTTAATTACttgcacatatgcacatatgGAAATTGTACTAACAAATTACTACTGCTTCTTTTAACCAAGGCAAACCCTGCAGAGTCCTGAgctcacattaaaaacatgttcatagATTAAGTGGTTTTAAGTAAACCTACCAAAAAAGGGCCCAAGAgcaattttttttccaaacagatTAATCCAGCCATGAAGTCAGCAAACTTCATACTTAAAACCACTGGAtcatgagtaatacatggccacacacacacacacacacacataagttCTATTAGAACACAGTTCTGGATTCTGAAAGTAATctagatgattttttttccaaagttgAATAAGAAAACAATAATGCTTTAAAGTTTTATGTCACAGTGTAGAACTCCACTACATGCCACTGTCAATGGAGTGAGGAGAATGGCAGGGTTGGCTGCTTTGCATAATGTCTGTCTTTGATGTAAATTTTCAGCCTTATTCACATAACTGATATTTACACATTCTTAGAAAATGGTCACAGTGAATCACATGATAACCCATTCAAAGGCATAATTTCCCATTTGTGTATGTGACACCACTCAAGCAAGACATAACTTACAAAATAATACTATCCTTACAAGTGGCACACAACCATATGCAATTTGTAAATCAATTGTGGCACCACAACTGGGAAATATAGACAGTTACTATTATCCATTACAATGTAGAAGCCAAATCCCATGAGAACAGTATTTATTTGGCCGACAGGTAAATTGTGCTTCATCTTAATTCATCTTAAAGAGTTtatattattagtagtagtagtagtagtagtaaattATGTTAATTATAATTAACAGAAATTATATTGAATATTATAGACTTCCTCTAAACTGCctattattcttgttttattataAACTCgtgatttatttatgtatagCCGAGAAAACGTCTCCATAGGCACGTCAATTATAATAGTTATGGACAGTAAACGTACACTATGCGCGTGCCTCTGCGCACGTTTGACCCGCGTGAGCGCGGAGGCTGATGACACTGCGGAAGTGTCATGGCGGCGCTCATCACGCAGAGTCCGGCACAGCGCTAACAGAAAACAACTTGTAATGTCTCTTCTCTGACACGACGGGGATCAACATCTAACGACGACAAACGAGGAAACATCACGTGAGTGTTTGGAGCAGAGCAGCGCGCCAGATGTGTTTCCTGTGAGCGTTAAACTTCAGTATCCTGCTCCTGTTTCCTTGTGTTCGTGTTTTGATTTGGCCACGTGTTGTTGAATTCTGGCTGATGTGGCCGAAAACGATCGATAAATCATCGATAAGTATTTCGAACCACTCTGGCGTTAAAGTTTCAAGTGGTCATTTGGCTGCTACGATGGAAATTGCTGCCAGTTGTGTACTGAAGCGCTGCTGTGAGGCCCAGAGGAATAATTGATGCAACATATATAATGTTGATTTATTCTGTACCTGCTGTTGTACGTGcaaatgctgcagctgtgaatgtTTGTAACTGCGTTTTATCTAAATTCTCGGATGTTCTCCAACTTTTTACATTATGTAATAACATCATGTGCTGTTGGGATTGAAACCTGAGATTATTGCAAGTGATCTTCAGATCATCTGCTAAATAAATACTGCACAAAAAGTcaattattaaatattattcTCTAATATAGAATATTTTCTCCAGATTAATTTGTCAGGACATGTAGGTTACTCAAGTGTAGCACTCTTCACTGCTTAAGTAAGATAAGATCTTTATTAGTCCCAAAACGGATGAATTAAATTGTTACAGAGAGCGTGGAAtaaaagagacaataaaaattgatacagaataaaaatcaactatTTATATGTACATCACATACAAAGTATAAGATTAATATTGCCAAAAAATAATTATTGCCATACTGAATTGCAACATGAGTCAGATGCACacagtagaaaaataaatataaaaaacagtaaaaaaaaaaaaaaaaaagtactattgcacaagatatttgcaatattgcatatttttaaGTGTTAAACTTTATTCATACCCTGCTGAGAACAATCTGACTGATGCATTATTAGCTGCTCAGGAAAGACGTCTGCACAACAACTGTGCGCTTGTTCAAGCCAGTATATCTACAATCTAAACATGCACACGTGggtggctgacacacacacacacactgtccccaGTTTAGGATGGCAGATTCAGGCTCAGGTGACCCCAGTGGTCAACGTGTGCCAGCCCCCGCAGGGAGCAGTGCAGGGCTGCTGGCGGGCCGCCGGCCGTCAGCCGCCATCTCTCCCGGCCGCCTCCCCACAATGCGATCTAGAGACCTCACCCTGGGAGGAGTGAAGAAGGTAACGCACTGAGTTGCATTGTCACAAAactaatatattattattattattataaatatgacatttttttcattattttgtaatttgttcACATGCTTAATcatagtttttgtgttttatttggcagaaaacttTTACACCGAACATCATCGGCCGGAAAGCCAAGGAGGAGTAAGTTCATGTTTGATGTAGACAGAAAACGTCTGTATATGAAAACGGATCTTTCTGACTGACAACTTTGTCGTAACAGAATGAAAGTTGACGGcgggcagaggagggagaggagggatggagatcGAGGTCGAGGTCCTAGAGAGCGAGGCAGGGGCCGAGGTCGCCTGGAGTTCATCCAGTCCCACTCTATTTTTGAACAGGGGCCCGcggagatgatgatgaagaagagaaGTAAGAGTTTAGCTGGATGAGAGCTCGCTCCGCACTGCTGGCTTTggctgaggttttttttttttttttcctgtatcaCGCACAGGTGGCTTTGAAAGTGAGAGGGAAGCTCCGAGCGTGGGACCTTCGCCCATCATCAATATTAAAAAGGAGAAGCGGGAGACGGAGGAAGAGACCAAAGAGATTCTGCGCAGTCTGGAGAGAGATAATGCAAGTCTCTCGGATGTCACTCATCCGCATTAAGTagtttcattttgcattttccatCAATTAACCTGTCCTCTATTCTTTTAGTTTATAGACGATCCCTTCCTGAAGAGCGAGCAGAGGAGCTGCCCCGTCCAGCTTCCTCTTGCAGTGTCAGGATGGGGATTCACGGAGGAATTTAGCACAGCTACTGTTAAAAttgaaaaggaagaggaggacggtGAATCCATGGAGCCTCCCGTTGAAGGTAACTACAGACTAGTGATGTAACAGTTAATCGCTTAACCACTGAGAAT
The DNA window shown above is from Chelmon rostratus isolate fCheRos1 chromosome 5, fCheRos1.pri, whole genome shotgun sequence and carries:
- the polr3d gene encoding DNA-directed RNA polymerase III subunit RPC4 isoform X2; translated protein: MADSGSGDPSGQRVPAPAGSSAGLLAGRRPSAAISPGRLPTMRSRDLTLGGVKKKTFTPNIIGRKAKEEMKVDGGQRRERRDGDRGRGPRERGRGRGRLEFIQSHSIFEQGPAEMMMKKRSGFESEREAPSVGPSPIINIKKEKRETEEETKEILRSLERDNFIDDPFLKSEQRSCPVQLPLAVSGWGFTEEFSTATVKIEKEEEDGESMEPPVEVKQEPEETEIKKVEGNFKPPPLPEPEVLPDLLHRWSLSKGEELFFMQLPDSLPGQPPTTEHKPVKTEVQSADGQSVLLKTEPQEEEAEDNSCNLKDLREGLIGKMLVRKSGRVQLILGQVTLDVSLGTSCSFLQELVSIGSEGRTGDLSVLGNVKHKMVCSPDFEALLESHA
- the polr3d gene encoding DNA-directed RNA polymerase III subunit RPC4 isoform X1, which codes for MCFLMADSGSGDPSGQRVPAPAGSSAGLLAGRRPSAAISPGRLPTMRSRDLTLGGVKKKTFTPNIIGRKAKEEMKVDGGQRRERRDGDRGRGPRERGRGRGRLEFIQSHSIFEQGPAEMMMKKRSGFESEREAPSVGPSPIINIKKEKRETEEETKEILRSLERDNFIDDPFLKSEQRSCPVQLPLAVSGWGFTEEFSTATVKIEKEEEDGESMEPPVEVKQEPEETEIKKVEGNFKPPPLPEPEVLPDLLHRWSLSKGEELFFMQLPDSLPGQPPTTEHKPVKTEVQSADGQSVLLKTEPQEEEAEDNSCNLKDLREGLIGKMLVRKSGRVQLILGQVTLDVSLGTSCSFLQELVSIGSEGRTGDLSVLGNVKHKMVCSPDFEALLESHA